One window of Papaver somniferum cultivar HN1 chromosome 9, ASM357369v1, whole genome shotgun sequence genomic DNA carries:
- the LOC113310192 gene encoding arogenate dehydratase/prephenate dehydratase 6, chloroplastic-like: MDSSISQSPALKSLVSYHKPHYHQIMKQKFVQQSSSRKTRTGTIQCIYRSDSRNFTGGIGLNRTDWQSSCAILASNVVSQQPETEKANNSEITAVNGHKTLDLAPIVDQNLPKPLSLIPDLSPAPMHGNQLRVAYQGVPGAYSEAAAGKAYPKCEAIPCDQFEVAFQAVELWIADRAVLPVENSLGGSIHRNYDLLLRHRLHIVGEVQLPVHHCLLVLPGVRKEYLNRVISHPQALSQCELTLTKLGLNVAREAVDDTAGAAEFIASNNLRDTAAIASARAAELYGLQILADGIQDDLGNVTRFVMLAREPIIPRTDRPFKTSIVFAHDKGTSVLFKVLSAFAFRNISLTKIESRPHRNCPIRCVDDANVGTAKHFEYLFYIDFEASMAEPRAQNALAEVQEFTSFLRVLGSYPMDMTPWSPRNGDE; the protein is encoded by the coding sequence atggattcTTCAATTTCACAATCGCCAGCTCTAAAATCCCTAGTATCGTATCATAAGCCCCATTATCATCAAATAATGAAACAGAAATTTGTACAACAATCATCATCACGTAAAACACGTACGGGAACAATTCAATGTATATACAGATCAGATTCGAGGAACTTCACAGGTGGAATTGGTTTGAACAGGACAGATTGGCAAAGTTCATGTGCAATCTTAGCAAGCAACGTTGTTTCTCAACAACCAGAAACAGAGAAAGCAAACAATTCAGAAATCACAGCAGTTAATGGTCATAAAACTTTAGATCTTGCTCCAATTGTTGATCAGAATCTTCCGAAGCCTTTATCACTGATTCCAGATCTTTCTCCGGCTCCTATGCATGGGAATCAGCTTCGAGTTGCTTATCAAGGCGTTCCTGGTGCTTATAGTGAAGCTGCAGCTGGTAAAGCTTATCCAAAATGTGAAGCCATTCCTTGTGACCAATTTGAAGTTGCTTTTCAAGCTGTCGAGCTTTGGATAGCCGACCGAGCTGTATTACCAGTTGAGAACTCACTCGGTGGTAGTATTCATCGAAATTATGATCTTCTACTTCGTCATCGTCTACATATTGTTGGTGAAGTTCAATTACCTGTTCATCATTGTTTATTAGTCTTACCAGGGGTAAGAAAGGAGTATTTAAACCGAGTTATTAGTCATCCACAAGCTTTATCTCAGTGCGAGTTAACTCTTACTAAACTCGGTCTTAATGTTGCTCGTGAAGCCGTTGATGATACAGCAGGTGCTGCTGAGTTTATAGCTTCAAATAATCTTCGCGATACAGCTGCTATAGCCAGTGCGAGGGCTGCTGAGCTATATGGCTTACAGATATTAGCCGATGGGATTCAAGATGATTTAGGAAATGTGACTCGGTTTGTTATGCTAGCTCGTGAACCGATTATACCGAGAACAGATAGACCGTTTAAAACGAGTATTGTGTTTGCTCATGATAAAGGGACATCGGTTTTGTTCAAGGTATTATCCGCATTTGCATTTAGAAATATAAGTTTGACTAAGATTGAAAGTAGACCACATAGGAATTGTCCTATTAGGTGTGTTGATGATGCTAATGTGGGCACAGCTAAACATTTTGAGTATTTGTTTTATATTGATTTTGAAGCATCAATGGCTGAGCCAAGAGCTCAAAATGCTTTAGCTGAAGTCCAAGAATTTACATCTTTTCTTAGGGTTTTAGGAAGTTATCCTATGGATATGACTCCTTGGAGCCCAAGAAATGGAGATGAATGA